In one Lujinxingia vulgaris genomic region, the following are encoded:
- a CDS encoding N-acetylmuramoyl-L-alanine amidase family protein has protein sequence MIPSSFQRLSALAFGLALLLTSQTALAHPGALWGIDLSSVVALRDQARVAAYKSADVPGERLSRVRTIVLDPGHGGDNNGAIGVAGIREKHLTLELAYHLREAIQERYPDVRVVMTRYWDTSLSLPERVHLANLAEADVFLSLHYNAAVHNRAVGYETFYLRPQDVTPEPAPAVELPHDDASPIEGARLVGQHGDDLVFIQRDLIRAHQHELSARLAHSVQDGFRGHLDSMDRGVKQANFGVLRGAHMPAVVVEAGFLTHPDEGSELIERDHRQRVVNALLDAIVTFDAELERVLDAN, from the coding sequence GTGATCCCTTCATCCTTTCAAAGACTCAGCGCGCTGGCCTTCGGTCTGGCCCTGCTGCTCACCTCTCAGACTGCCCTGGCCCACCCAGGCGCGCTCTGGGGCATCGATCTCTCCAGCGTGGTCGCCCTTCGCGATCAGGCCCGCGTGGCGGCCTACAAGAGCGCTGACGTCCCTGGCGAGCGCCTCAGTCGGGTGCGCACCATCGTGCTCGACCCGGGCCACGGCGGCGATAATAACGGCGCCATCGGCGTGGCCGGCATCCGCGAAAAACACCTCACCCTGGAGCTCGCCTACCACCTGCGCGAGGCCATCCAGGAGCGTTACCCCGATGTGCGCGTCGTCATGACCCGCTACTGGGACACCTCCCTCTCACTCCCCGAACGTGTGCACCTGGCCAACCTGGCCGAGGCCGACGTCTTCCTCTCGCTGCACTACAACGCCGCGGTCCACAACCGCGCGGTGGGCTACGAGACCTTCTACCTGCGCCCCCAGGATGTCACCCCGGAGCCGGCCCCCGCGGTCGAACTCCCCCACGACGACGCCTCCCCTATTGAAGGCGCTCGCCTGGTCGGACAGCACGGCGACGACCTCGTCTTCATCCAGCGCGACCTCATCCGCGCCCACCAACACGAACTCAGCGCTCGCCTGGCCCACAGCGTCCAGGACGGCTTCCGCGGCCACCTCGACTCCATGGACCGGGGCGTCAAACAGGCCAACTTCGGGGTGCTCCGCGGCGCTCATATGCCTGCGGTCGTGGTCGAGGCCGGCTTTCTGACCCACCCCGACGAAGGCAGCGAGCTTATTGAGCGCGACCACCGCCAGCGCGTGGTCAACGCCCTGCTCGACGCCATCGTCACCTTCGACGCCGA